Within the Candidatus Krumholzibacteriia bacterium genome, the region GAAGACGAGACAGCGTTCGCCTGGGTCGTCCACCGTGGGGATGTAGCGCTGCACGAGCATGTCGCGCCCCGGCAGGTGCCGCTCGAGGTGGGCCTGACCGGCGTACGGCGTGTGCCGTTCGGCGCGGAGGGTGGCGAAGGAGTCCGCGGACACGGCAGGCTTGAGCACCGCCGTGTCCCAGCCGCGGGTGGCGAGAATCGCCCCCAGATCCACGTTCTCCCCGGTCGGCACGAACTCGGTGGGCACGATGGGCAGCCCGCGTTGCTCCAACTCGCGCAGGTAGAACTTGTGCGTGTTCCAGCGCACGATCTCGAAGGGGTTCCAGAGTCTGCTGACCGTAGCGACGCGCTGCGCCCAGTCGAGGAAGGCGTCGCGCCGGTGGTAGTAGTCCCAGGTGGAGCGGAGCAGCACCGCGTCGTAGCGCCGCCAGTCCACCGACGCATCGTTCCAGGCCGCCTCGTCCCCCTGATGGCCGCGGGCAGCGAGCGCCGCGAGGAGCGGCGGGGCGTCGAAGTCTTCTTGCGGCGGATTCTTGCAGCCGACGAGGGCGACGTTCATGAAAACGAGGATGCCGGAGCCCCCAGGTCACACGCAAGAGCCCCCGGCAAGCGCTCTCCCCCACGGGCCGAAAACGCGAGTTTCGGCGCACCGGGGCGTCCCTGGATCGAGACGGCCTCTTCGCCTAGACTCCTGCCCCGAGCGTTCGCATACGGTATGGATGGGTACGCTGCGTGAACCTGGATCGAGTCACGGGAGGATGCTCTTGAGCGGCTTGAGTCCCACGGATTTCTACGATGTCACCGGCTTGCTCGACGAAGAGGAGCGGGAGATCCAACGCAACGTCGGGCGCTGGGTGGACGAGCGCGTGCTCCCGATCATCGGTCAGGCATTCGACGAGCACCGCTTCCCGCAGGAGTTGATGCCGGAAATGGCAGAAATGGGGTTGCTCGGCTGCAACCTCCAGGGATACGGCTGCGCCGGCCTCAACAATGTCGCCTACGGTCTCGTCTGCCAGGAGCTGGAGCGCGGCGATAGCGGCTTGCGCAGCTTCGTCTCCGTGCAGGGAAGCCTGTGCATGTGGCCGATCCACACCTATGGCAGCGAGGCGCAGAAGGAGAAGTGGCTGCCGCGAATGGCCCGCGGCGAGGTCGTCGGTTGCTTCGGCCTCACCGAGCCCGACGGCGGCTCCGACCCCGGGGCGATGAAGACGCGTGCCACCCGCCGGGGCGACACCTGGAGCCTCGATGGTGCCAAGATGTGGATCACCAACGGCACGATCGCCGATCTTGCAATCGTCTGGGCCACGAGCGAGGATGGTGTCCTCGGCTTCCTCGTGGAGAAGGGGATGAAGGGCTACACCTCCCGCGACATCCTCAAGAAGTATTCGCTCCGCGCTTCGGTCACCTCGGAGCTCTTCCTCGATCACGTCCAGGTTCCCGAAGCGAACCGGCTGCCCGGCGCCGCCGGCCTGCGTGCTCCCCTCTCCTGTCTCACCCAGGCGCGGTACGGCATCGCCTGGGGCGCCATCGGCGCCGCCACCGCCTGCTTGCGCGAGGCCATGGCGTTTGCCCACCACCGCGTCCTCTTCGGCCGCCCGCTGTCGCACACCCAGACCATCCAGCGGCGACTCGCGGACATGACGCGCCGCATCACCACCGCCCAGCTCCTGGCGCTCCAGCTCGGACGGCTCAAGGACCGCGGTGCCATGCAGCCGGCGCAGGTGTCGTTGGCGAAGTGGAACAACGTGCGCATGGGGCTCGACGTGGCCCGCGACGCCAGGGACATCCTCGGGGCCGGTGGGATCAGCATCGAATGCTCGCCCATCCGGCACATGCTGAACCTGGAGAGCGTCATCACCTACGAGGGCACGGAGACGATCCACGAGCTCGCGGTGGGACGGGAGATCACCGGCGTCTCCGCCTTCTGAGGCTCAGCGGCTCAGAGCGTCCGTCTTCGCCGCCATGATGAAGTCGTTTTTGTGCAGGCCGCGGATCTTGTGGGTCCACCAGGTCACGGTCACGCGGCCCCACTCGGTGAGGAGCGCCGGGTGGTGGCCTTCGCTCTCGGCGAGGTCCCCGACCGCAAGGGTGAAGCGCAGGGCCTGGGCGAAGTCGGGGAAGGCGAAAACGCGCTCGAGGCGCTCGATGCCATCGCGCTCCACCAGCTGCCAGTCGGGGACCTGCGGCCGGACCAGCGCTCTCTCTTCGGCGCTGATCGTGGGTTCGCCGCGGCGGCAGGAAGTGCACTTCATCCCTTCGAGCCGGCTCATGCGCCGATCCTCCTCATGGAACCAGAGGCCCCCGCTGGGAAGGGGCCTCATCATACCTCCCGGCGCCGGGCCGGCTTCCAGGGCTTGACGCCTCCCCCGGGTGGTGCTAATTTATCCGCATCATGCTGATGCATCAGCATACTGCTGATCGATGCGCATCGAGGAGGGTGGGCAACGACGATGAGCCTTTCGGATCTCGGACGGCGTGAACGTCAGATCATGGACGTCGTTTTTCGCCGCGGCCGCGCTACGGTCGCCGAGGTACTGGCCGAACTCCCCGACCCGCCCAGCTACTCCGCGGTGCGTAGCATGCTCCGCCTGTTGGAAGAAAAGCGGTATCTGCGTCACGAGTGGGACGGGCCGCGTTACGTCTATCTCCCCACCGAAGATCCGGAGCAGGTACGCCGATCGGCGGCTCAACATCTGCTGCGCACGTTCTTCAACAATTCCATGGAGTCGGCAGTCGCCGCCATGCTGGGCGCCGGGAAGCCACCTTCCGACGACGAGCTCCGGCGCCTGGCCCAACTGATCGAGCAGGCGCGCCGCAAGAATGCTGGAGGAAGGCGTCGATGATCCGCACACTCGTCTCGCTCCTGAACACGGCGCCGGGGCCGCAGGCGCTCGGCGTCATCGCCAAAGTCACGCTGCTGTTTCTCGCCGGGGCACTCCTCGCCGCGGCGCTGCGCCGCTGCTCGGCAGCCGTCCGGCACTGGGTCTGGGCGCTCACGCTGCTCGCGGCGCTCGGTTTGCCGCTCCTCAGTGCGATCGGGCCCGTATGGGTGCTGACAGTCACCCAGCCATCTTCCTGGAGCCACCTTGCGCCCTCGACGCGGAGGTTCTCGGCCGAGGCCGTACCCGACCGCTCGCTCACGGCAGTGGCGCCAGCCGTCGATGCCCCCAGCGCGGGAGGGGCGACGAGTAGCGAACTCGCCAACCGCGGCACGTCAGGTGTCGCCTCGTTGTCGATCGCTGGGTGGGTCGCGACTCTCTGGGTGAGCGGCTGCGTCGCGGTCCTCCTGTGGACCACACTCGGACATCTCGGGCTGGCACGGCTCAGCCGGCGAGCGGCAGCGATCGACAGCCCGGGATGGCGCCGCTTGCTCGGCGAAGCCGTGCATCGCTGCCGGGCGCGAAGACCGGTCCGGCTCTGCAGCAGTCCAGGTGTCGGCGCTCCGGTGACCTGGGGATGGAGGCGTCCCCTCGTGGTGCTCCCGGCCCATTCGGAGTCCTGGCCTGAAGAGCGGCGGCGTGTGGCTCTCGAGCACGAGCTGGCTCACATCGAACGCTGGGATTATCTGGCGCAGCTCGGTGCCACCCTGGCTTGTGCTGTGTATTGGTTCCATCCGCTCGCCTGGATCGCTCTACGTCGACTCCGGGCCGAGAGCGAGCAGGCTTGCGACGATCGTGTCCTGGCGAGCGGCACCTCGGGTCCGGACTATGCGATGCATCTGCTCGACGTGGCGCGCGGCGCCCGGGTCTGGTGGGGAGGCTCGGTTGCGGTCTGCATGGCACGGCCGACGCAACTGGAAGGGCGGCTCCTCTCCTTGCTGGACGAAGCACGTCCTCGGGGCTTGATGTCTCCTCGCCTTCGGCTCTTGGCGGCGTCAACAGCGGCCTTGGCGCTCATTCCCTTGGCCGGAATGCAACCCGAGGTCCGGGCCACGCCG harbors:
- a CDS encoding acyl-CoA dehydrogenase family protein, which translates into the protein MLLSGLSPTDFYDVTGLLDEEEREIQRNVGRWVDERVLPIIGQAFDEHRFPQELMPEMAEMGLLGCNLQGYGCAGLNNVAYGLVCQELERGDSGLRSFVSVQGSLCMWPIHTYGSEAQKEKWLPRMARGEVVGCFGLTEPDGGSDPGAMKTRATRRGDTWSLDGAKMWITNGTIADLAIVWATSEDGVLGFLVEKGMKGYTSRDILKKYSLRASVTSELFLDHVQVPEANRLPGAAGLRAPLSCLTQARYGIAWGAIGAATACLREAMAFAHHRVLFGRPLSHTQTIQRRLADMTRRITTAQLLALQLGRLKDRGAMQPAQVSLAKWNNVRMGLDVARDARDILGAGGISIECSPIRHMLNLESVITYEGTETIHELAVGREITGVSAF
- a CDS encoding 4a-hydroxytetrahydrobiopterin dehydratase; protein product: MSRLEGMKCTSCRRGEPTISAEERALVRPQVPDWQLVERDGIERLERVFAFPDFAQALRFTLAVGDLAESEGHHPALLTEWGRVTVTWWTHKIRGLHKNDFIMAAKTDALSR
- a CDS encoding BlaI/MecI/CopY family transcriptional regulator, which produces MSLSDLGRRERQIMDVVFRRGRATVAEVLAELPDPPSYSAVRSMLRLLEEKRYLRHEWDGPRYVYLPTEDPEQVRRSAAQHLLRTFFNNSMESAVAAMLGAGKPPSDDELRRLAQLIEQARRKNAGGRRR
- a CDS encoding M56 family metallopeptidase, yielding MIRTLVSLLNTAPGPQALGVIAKVTLLFLAGALLAAALRRCSAAVRHWVWALTLLAALGLPLLSAIGPVWVLTVTQPSSWSHLAPSTRRFSAEAVPDRSLTAVAPAVDAPSAGGATSSELANRGTSGVASLSIAGWVATLWVSGCVAVLLWTTLGHLGLARLSRRAAAIDSPGWRRLLGEAVHRCRARRPVRLCSSPGVGAPVTWGWRRPLVVLPAHSESWPEERRRVALEHELAHIERWDYLAQLGATLACAVYWFHPLAWIALRRLRAESEQACDDRVLASGTSGPDYAMHLLDVARGARVWWGGSVAVCMARPTQLEGRLLSLLDEARPRGLMSPRLRLLAASTAALALIPLAGMQPEVRATPAVAMRSQETAAMRSQETVTMRTGQDYVAKSGHGGKDADTSSADSTFEKTLPASPGELLTLDLDTGGEVELEGWSEPRVLVRVRLGGEDWQGTHVDIERDGRGVHVTSRQARGNGSYSTSHRFEIRAPRKYDLRLRSSGGSVTIVAMEGTFRGETGGGEITLDEVHGEVNISTGGGEISVTDADASGSVRTGGGTVQLSRVRGGLRASSGSGPVVYAEETSSGKGGKHFYVDLSGVEVDASGTHVEDARADATGLLTIEKAGGEVVLEEAPHG